One stretch of Pleomorphomonas sp. T1.2MG-36 DNA includes these proteins:
- a CDS encoding methyl-accepting chemotaxis protein, with protein sequence MSKFLSRFSLGTVLGFFTLLICVAVVGLSAKLMVASYSSWQTARSVTALTDQDVFVFNVLQALRYERVDTDTVLRMPADKAAALVKGVADYRATVDANMAKVTAEPLDDFPAWAETAKAIDDGYRAIQALRTSADGNLAKAPEARDAALLGSYMKDTAGILTVFEAASKQLDAEIRRRDAASGELLLTKQMAWNARSVSGTPAVLLQGALAAGRQLAPAEARAIVAGRAQAEITWASMKEMAKTQGLGPAFDAAVKTADEAYFTGAFNDAYLKALDDLTAGTTTALTFDAFKGEITVALGKIAAVSSAVLDVALARTEAEAGRQQGLFVAYAALMALAMALSLVSYLVVRGHVLRPLDAMTRAMSRLADNDLTIDIPGAGRGDEIGAMSSAVGFFKDKLVHNRQLEDDVAAEKAKAENDRRRVMAEMADGFEAAVGSVVGAVSTASEQLQGAAETMSATAEETTHQSTAVAAAAEQASSNVQTVASAAEELAASVGEIGQRVQHSAQIAGEAAKDADAVAAKVGRLAEAAQKIGAVVELINSIAGQTNLLALNATIEAARAGEAGKGFAVVAAEVKNLADQTARATSEIARQIEEIQGSTMESASAIGTITTTIREMNDIAMAIAAAVEEQGVSTNEIARNVQQASTGTSEVSSNIVGVTRAASESSAASTQVLASASELSRQSAKLGEEVARFLSTVRAA encoded by the coding sequence TTGAGCAAGTTTCTAAGTCGCTTCAGCCTGGGGACCGTTCTGGGCTTTTTCACGCTTCTCATCTGCGTCGCCGTCGTCGGGCTCAGCGCCAAGCTGATGGTCGCCAGCTATTCGTCCTGGCAGACGGCGCGGTCGGTCACCGCGCTGACCGACCAGGACGTCTTCGTGTTCAACGTGCTGCAGGCCCTGCGCTATGAGCGCGTCGACACCGACACCGTGCTGCGCATGCCGGCCGACAAGGCGGCGGCGCTGGTCAAGGGCGTTGCCGACTATCGCGCCACCGTCGACGCCAACATGGCCAAGGTGACGGCCGAGCCGCTCGACGATTTCCCGGCCTGGGCCGAGACGGCCAAGGCGATCGACGACGGCTACCGCGCCATCCAGGCGCTGCGCACCTCGGCCGACGGCAACCTCGCCAAGGCGCCGGAGGCGCGCGACGCCGCGCTGCTGGGCAGCTACATGAAGGACACCGCCGGCATCCTGACCGTGTTCGAAGCCGCGTCCAAACAGCTCGACGCCGAGATCCGCCGCCGCGACGCGGCCAGCGGCGAACTGCTCTTGACCAAGCAGATGGCCTGGAACGCCCGCTCCGTGTCTGGCACGCCGGCCGTGTTGTTGCAAGGTGCGCTGGCCGCTGGCCGGCAGCTTGCCCCGGCCGAGGCGCGCGCCATCGTCGCCGGGCGGGCGCAGGCCGAGATCACCTGGGCCAGCATGAAGGAAATGGCGAAGACGCAGGGCCTCGGCCCGGCCTTCGACGCCGCCGTGAAGACGGCCGACGAGGCCTATTTCACCGGCGCCTTCAACGACGCCTACCTGAAGGCGCTCGACGACCTGACCGCCGGGACCACCACCGCGCTGACCTTCGACGCCTTCAAGGGCGAGATCACCGTGGCGCTCGGCAAGATCGCGGCGGTGTCCAGCGCCGTGCTCGACGTGGCGCTCGCCCGCACGGAAGCGGAGGCCGGCCGCCAGCAGGGGCTGTTCGTCGCCTACGCGGCGCTGATGGCGCTGGCGATGGCGCTGTCGCTGGTGAGCTATCTCGTGGTGCGCGGGCACGTGCTCCGGCCGCTCGACGCCATGACGCGGGCCATGTCGCGCCTCGCCGACAACGACCTCACGATCGACATCCCCGGCGCCGGCCGGGGCGACGAGATCGGCGCCATGTCCTCGGCGGTGGGCTTCTTCAAGGACAAGCTGGTGCACAACCGCCAGCTGGAGGACGACGTCGCCGCCGAGAAGGCCAAGGCGGAGAACGACCGCCGCCGCGTCATGGCCGAGATGGCCGATGGCTTCGAGGCGGCCGTCGGCAGTGTGGTGGGCGCCGTTTCCACCGCCTCCGAGCAGCTGCAGGGCGCCGCCGAAACCATGTCGGCCACCGCCGAGGAGACCACGCACCAGTCGACGGCGGTGGCCGCCGCCGCCGAGCAGGCCTCCTCCAACGTGCAGACGGTGGCCTCGGCGGCCGAGGAGCTGGCCGCCTCCGTCGGCGAGATCGGCCAGCGCGTGCAGCACTCGGCCCAGATCGCCGGCGAGGCTGCCAAGGATGCCGACGCCGTGGCCGCCAAGGTGGGGCGGCTCGCCGAGGCGGCGCAGAAGATCGGCGCTGTGGTCGAGCTGATCAACTCCATCGCCGGGCAGACCAACCTCCTGGCGCTCAACGCCACCATCGAGGCGGCGCGGGCGGGCGAGGCCGGCAAGGGCTTTGCCGTGGTGGCGGCCGAGGTGAAGAACCTCGCCGACCAGACGGCCCGAGCCACCAGCGAGATCGCCCGCCAGATCGAGGAGATCCAGGGCTCGACGATGGAATCGGCCTCGGCCATCGGCACCATCACCACCACCATCCGCGAGATGAACGACATCGCCATGGCCATCGCCGCCGCCGTGGAGGAGCAGGGCGTTTCCACCAACGAGATCGCCCGCAACGTCCAGCAGGCCTCGACCGGCACCAGCGAGGTGTCGTCCAACATCGTGGGCGTGACGCGGGCGGCCTCCGAAAGCTCCGCCGCCTCCACCCAGGTGCTGGCCTCGGCCTCCGAGCTGAGCCGGCAGTCGGCAAAGCTGGGGGAGGAAGTGGCCCGCTTCCTCTCCACCGTCCGGGCGGCCTGA
- a CDS encoding SDR family oxidoreductase, translating into MSSDHEPISRRSLAFVTGATGLLGNNLVRELLAEGWRVRALVRSPDKAARQFAGLDVEIVKGDMLDVAGFADALSGVDVVFHTAAYFRDSYKGGSHWPALKAANVDGTRALLAEGWRAGVRRFVHVSSIAVLTGAPGSLIDETMLRRERDADDYYRSKILADREVLGFLAAHPDFWAAMVLPGWMHGPGDIGPTSAGQTVLDVAAGRLPGLPPGSFSVVDARDVARAMILANAHGRRGERYLAAGRHMTMAELIPLIGAATGARAPTRRIPRALFYLIAAGNEVYARLTGKPVLLSWAMARTVAREADRSRYDPGKSARELGLTFRPVAETLADEVAWFRANGWLTP; encoded by the coding sequence ATGTCGAGCGATCACGAGCCCATTTCCCGCCGTTCGCTGGCCTTCGTCACCGGGGCAACCGGCCTTCTCGGCAACAATCTGGTGCGCGAGCTCCTGGCCGAGGGCTGGCGCGTTCGGGCGCTGGTCCGCTCGCCCGACAAGGCGGCGCGGCAGTTCGCCGGGCTCGACGTGGAGATCGTCAAGGGCGACATGCTGGACGTGGCGGGCTTTGCCGATGCGCTGTCCGGCGTCGACGTGGTGTTCCACACGGCCGCCTATTTCCGCGATTCCTACAAGGGCGGCAGCCACTGGCCGGCGCTGAAGGCGGCCAACGTGGACGGCACGCGGGCGCTGCTGGCGGAGGGCTGGCGGGCGGGGGTGCGGCGCTTCGTGCACGTCAGCTCGATCGCGGTGCTCACCGGCGCGCCGGGCTCGCTGATCGACGAGACCATGCTGCGCCGCGAGCGCGACGCCGACGACTACTACCGCAGCAAGATCCTGGCCGACCGCGAGGTGCTGGGCTTCCTCGCCGCCCACCCCGATTTCTGGGCGGCCATGGTGCTGCCCGGCTGGATGCACGGGCCGGGCGACATCGGCCCCACCTCGGCCGGGCAGACGGTGCTGGACGTGGCGGCGGGGCGCCTGCCCGGCCTGCCGCCGGGCTCCTTCTCGGTGGTGGACGCGCGCGACGTGGCGCGGGCGATGATCCTCGCCAACGCCCACGGCCGGCGCGGCGAGCGCTACCTCGCCGCCGGCCGCCACATGACCATGGCCGAGCTGATACCGCTGATCGGCGCGGCCACGGGGGCCAGGGCGCCGACCCGGCGCATCCCCCGGGCGCTGTTCTACCTGATCGCCGCCGGCAACGAGGTCTACGCGCGGCTCACCGGCAAGCCGGTGCTCCTGAGCTGGGCCATGGCGCGCACCGTGGCGCGCGAGGCCGACCGCTCGCGCTACGACCCCGGCAAGAGCGCGCGCGAACTGGGCCTGACCTTCCGCCCGGTGGCCGAGACGCTGGCCGACGAAGTGGCGTGGTTCCGGGCCAACGGGTGGCTCACCCCCTGA
- a CDS encoding MerR family transcriptional regulator, which produces MLIGEFAARTGLSQDTIRFYVRKGLLAPETGLKGGRNPYQIFSERDASTARMIRFAQAVGLPLREIATIAAELQRQGLTPAREVELMDEALARLERKAEELAELTDYLRQKRDWAARGKPGDEPRFLEHCAEKWEPVFRKNNATTRN; this is translated from the coding sequence ATGCTGATCGGCGAATTCGCGGCGCGGACGGGGCTCAGCCAGGACACCATCCGCTTCTACGTCCGCAAGGGCCTTCTCGCGCCGGAAACCGGCCTCAAGGGCGGCCGCAACCCCTACCAGATCTTCTCCGAGCGCGACGCCTCCACCGCCCGCATGATCCGCTTCGCCCAAGCGGTCGGCCTGCCGCTCAGGGAGATCGCCACCATCGCCGCCGAGTTGCAGCGCCAGGGCCTGACGCCCGCCCGCGAGGTGGAGCTGATGGACGAAGCGCTGGCCCGGCTCGAACGCAAGGCGGAGGAACTGGCCGAACTCACCGATTACCTCCGGCAGAAACGCGACTGGGCGGCGCGCGGCAAGCCGGGCGACGAGCCGCGCTTCCTAGAGCATTGTGCGGAAAAGTGGGAACCGGTTTTCCGCAAAAACAATGCGACAACAAGGAACTAG